A window from Vulpes lagopus strain Blue_001 chromosome 23, ASM1834538v1, whole genome shotgun sequence encodes these proteins:
- the LOC121481573 gene encoding nuclear autoantigenic sperm protein isoform X1: protein MAAESTATAAIAAELVSADKIEEDAPAPSTSADKVESLDVDNEAKKLLGLGQKHLVMGDIPAAVNAFQEAASLLGKKYGETANECGEAFFFYGKSLLELARMENGVLGNALEGVHVEEEEGEKTEDESLVENNDNIDEEAREELREQVYDAMGEKEEAKKPEDQSLVKPEIDKEQENEMEKGGREDMDISEPAEELQEKVESTPDQLTETTEAKEIAAPEGLNEAKVTSGKPEQEAPDAEEGKSVCGTDVQDECREKGQEKQGEVIVNIEEKPKEASGEQPVTTLEKQDTAVEAEAEPIDSAVKPVAGGGNEPKEQVAAASENEPGRAVLEQLVGQEMPPAEESPKVTIELAEASAAEAGSEVSEKPGQEATVLPKDGTVNGLSAAGDQTPVEQQTNVEELTETKDGSGLEEEVRAELVPSQEETKLSIEESEAAGDGVETKVPRGAPEKSPEDKVKIAANEETREREEQMKEGEETEGSEEEDKENDKAEETPNESLLENKSLQENEEEEIGNLELAWDMLDLAKIIFKRQETKEAQLYAAQAHLKLGEVSVESENYVQAVEEFQACLNLQEQYLEAHDRLLAETHYQLGLAYGYNSQYDEAVAQFSKSIEVIEKRMAVLSEQMKEAEGSSTEYEKEIEELKELLPEIREKIEDAKESQRSGNVAELALKATLVESSTSGFTPSGGSTSVSMVASRKPTDGASSSNCVTDISHLVRKKRKPEEESPRKDDAKKAKQELEVNGGSGDAVSSGNEVSENMEEEAENQAESRAAVEGTVEAGATVESTAC from the exons AGGTAAGAAGTATGGAGAGACAGCTAATGAGTGTGGAGAAGCCTTCTTTTTCTATGGGAAATCCCTTCTGGAGTTGGCAAG AATGGAGAATGGTGTGTTGGGAAATGCCCTAGAAGGTGTGCatgtggaagaggaggaaggagaaaaaacagAAGATGAATCTCTGGTAGAAAATAATGATAACATAGATG AGGAAGCAAGGGAAGAGTTGAGAGAACAGGTTTATGACGCcatgggagaaaaagaagaagcaaaaaaacCAGAAGACCAGTCTCTGGTAAAGCCTGAAATTGATAAAGAGCAGGAGAATGAAATGGAGAAGGGTGGAAGAGAAGACATGGATATAAGTGAGCCTGCAGAGGAACTACAGGAAAAAGTTGAGTCCACTCCAGATCAGTTAACTGAAACCACTGAGGCAAAAGAAATAGCAGCACCAGAAGGACTGAATGAAGCCAAGGTCACTTCTGGGAAGCCAGAACAGGAAGCCCCAGATGCTGAGGAAGGAAAATCAGTTTGTGGAACTGACGTGCAAGATGAATGCAGAGAAAAAGGtcaggagaagcagggagaagtaATTGTGAACATAGAGGAGAAGCCAAAAGAAGCTTCAGGAGAGCAGCCTGTTACAACTCTTGAAAAGCAGGATACTGCAgtggaggcagaagcagagcCTATAGATTCAGCAGTCAAGCCagtggctgggggtgggaatgAGCCAAAGGAGCAGGTAGCAGCTGCCTCTGAAAATGAGCCAGGAAGGGCTGTTCTTGAGCAGCTGGTAGGGCAAGAAATGCCTCCTGCTGAAGAGTCACCAAAGGTGACAATAGAGCTTGCAGAGGCCTCAGCTGCAGAAGCTGGGTCAGAAGTCTCTGAGAAGCCTGGGCAGGAGGCCACAGTTCTCCCTAAGGATGGTACAGTCAATGGATTGTCAGCTGCAGGAGATCAGACTCCTGTTGAACAACAGACTAATGTAGAAGAACTGACAGAAACAAAAGATGGCTCAGGACTAGAGGAGGAGGTCAGGGCAGAGTTGGTTCCTAGCCAGGAGGAAACTAAGCTGTCCATAGAAGAGTCTGAGGCAGCTGGAGATGGGGTTGAGACCAAGGTACCCCGGGGGGCTCCTGAGAAATCGCCTGAAGACAAAGTTAAGATAGCTGCTAATGAAGAAACACgagaaagagaagaacagatGAAAGAGGGTGAAG AAACTGAAGGCTCAGAAGAGgaggataaagaaaatgacaagGCTGAAGAAACACCAAATGAATCACTTCTTGAAAACAAG TCTCTTCAAGAAAACGAAGAGGAGGAGATTGGGAATCTAGAGCTTGCCTGGGATATGCTGGATTTagcaaagatcatttttaaaag GCAAGAAACAAAAGAAGCTCAGCTTTACGCTGCACAGGCACATCTTAAACTTGGAGAAGTTAGTGTTGAATCTG aaaattatgtCCAAGCTGTGGAGGAGTTCCAGGCTTGCCTTAACCTGCAAGAACAGTACCTGGAAGCCCATGATCGTCTTCTTGCAGAGACCCACTACCAGCTGGGCTTGGCCTATGGATACAACTCTCAGTATGATGAGGCAGTGGCACAGTTCAGCAAATCTATTGAAGTCATTGAGAAGAGAATGG CTGTACTGAGTGAGCAGATGAAGGAGGCTGAAGGATCATCTACTGAATatgagaaagaaattgaagagctGAAGGAACTGCTTCCTGAAATTAGAGAGAAGATAGAAGATGCAAAGGAGTCCCAGCGTAGTGGGAATGTAGCTGAATTAGCTCTGAAAGCAACTCTG GTGGAGAGCTCTACTTCAGGTTTCACTCCTAGTGGAGGCAGCACTTCAGTCTCCATG GTTGCCAGTAGAAAACCAACAGATGGTGCTTCCTCATCAAATTGTGTGACTGATATTTCCCACCTTGTCAGAAAGAAG AGGAAACCAGAGGAAGAGAGTCCCCGGAAAGATGATGCAAAGAAAGCCAAACAAGAGCTGGAGGTCAATGGAGGCAGTGGGGATGCCGTCTCCAGTGGAAATGAAGTTTCAGAAAacatggaggaggag GCTGAGAATCAGGCTGAAAGCCGGGCAGCAGTGGAGGGGACAGTGGAGGCCGGAGCTACAGTTGAGAGCACTGCATGTTAA